The Thermoanaerobaculia bacterium DNA segment GAGGGAGCTCTCCCGCGATCCGCGGTTTCTCCTCGCGGTGTCTCCCACGCGCGGCCTCGATCTCGCGGCGTCTCGATCGACGCTCGCCGCTCTCGCCGCCGTCGCGGACCGCGGCGGCGCCGTCCTCCTCGTCACGGCGGACCTCGACGACGCGAGGACGGTCGGCGACGCGATTCACGTGCTCTACCGGGGCCGGCTGTCGGCGGCGCTTCCTCCGGACACCCCGCTCGACCGGATCGGCCGCGCGA contains these protein-coding regions:
- a CDS encoding heme ABC transporter ATP-binding protein, giving the protein RELSRDPRFLLAVSPTRGLDLAASRSTLAALAAVADRGGAVLLVTADLDDARTVGDAIHVLYRGRLSAALPPDTPLDRIGRAMIGMAGC